In Streptomyces sp. NBC_01717, one DNA window encodes the following:
- a CDS encoding tyrosine-type recombinase/integrase, with amino-acid sequence MCLKVHTRNLAPLWSGKSNTSVSRRSWVPPHVAVWRSARRHGESRRTIALPKQVVEVLEEHLRWQKQERASHGIERSPAGRVFTTRSGEPLDAANVRRDFRAIVVKAGLESEWTPRELRHSSVSLFSGHGIPLERIALLVGHSSRATAEAVCRKQLRPVITQGLRRWTRSSSSGGRAPTARLDQKPLAPGLAPRHDKGHVRNFVRAL; translated from the coding sequence ATGTGTCTAAAAGTTCACACCCGAAATCTTGCGCCGTTATGGAGCGGGAAGAGTAATACGTCTGTTTCACGTCGTTCGTGGGTCCCGCCACACGTCGCGGTATGGCGATCTGCTCGACGGCACGGGGAGAGCCGGCGGACGATTGCCCTGCCGAAGCAGGTGGTGGAAGTCCTCGAAGAGCACCTGCGCTGGCAGAAGCAGGAGCGGGCATCCCATGGGATCGAGCGGAGCCCCGCGGGTCGCGTCTTCACCACCAGAAGTGGCGAGCCCCTCGACGCCGCCAACGTGCGCCGTGACTTCCGGGCCATCGTGGTGAAGGCGGGCCTTGAGTCAGAGTGGACGCCCCGGGAGCTTCGGCATAGCAGCGTGTCGCTGTTCTCCGGCCATGGCATTCCGCTGGAACGGATCGCGCTGCTGGTGGGACACAGCAGCCGGGCGACCGCAGAGGCCGTCTGTCGCAAACAGCTCCGCCCCGTGATCACGCAGGGGCTGAGGCGATGGACGAGATCTTCGAGTTCGGGGGGACGCGCTCCAACAGCAAGGCTTGATCAAAAGCCTTTGGCCCCCGGTTTGGCCCCCAGGCATGACAAAGGGCACGTACGAAATTTCGTACGTGCCCTTTGA
- a CDS encoding metallophosphoesterase: MRARYGVPLKVTAVGAAVGAAGLVYAAGFEARSFRLRRVTIPVLPRGARPLRVLQVSDIHMVSGQRKKRGWLHSLAGLRPDFVVNTGDNLSDPKAVPELLDALGPLMEFPGVYVFGSNDYYGPKLRNPALYLLEKTQGKHGLNGNAPAVGVVHNPWEPMRDAFDEAGWLGLSNTRGRLKVDGLEIAFTGLDDPHIKRDRYAEVAGGPETGADLSIGVVHAPYLRSLDAFTADGYPLILAGHTHGGQLCIPFYGALVTNCDLDTDRVKGLSGHMVGDRRAYLHVSAGCGTNRYTPVRFACPPEATLLTLTPRD, from the coding sequence ATGCGCGCACGCTACGGAGTACCCCTGAAAGTCACGGCAGTCGGCGCAGCGGTCGGCGCCGCCGGTCTCGTCTACGCGGCAGGTTTCGAGGCCCGATCGTTCCGGCTCCGCCGCGTCACGATCCCCGTACTCCCGCGCGGGGCACGTCCGTTGCGCGTACTGCAGGTCTCCGACATCCACATGGTGAGCGGCCAGCGCAAGAAGCGCGGCTGGCTGCACTCGCTGGCCGGCCTGCGCCCCGACTTCGTCGTGAACACCGGCGACAACCTGTCCGACCCGAAGGCCGTACCGGAGCTGCTGGACGCACTCGGCCCGCTGATGGAGTTCCCGGGCGTGTACGTCTTCGGCTCCAACGACTACTACGGCCCCAAGCTCCGCAACCCGGCCCTCTACCTCCTCGAGAAGACCCAGGGAAAGCACGGTCTCAACGGGAATGCCCCGGCGGTCGGCGTCGTGCACAACCCGTGGGAGCCGATGCGCGACGCGTTCGACGAGGCCGGCTGGCTGGGGCTGAGCAACACCCGGGGCCGCCTCAAGGTCGACGGCCTGGAGATCGCCTTCACCGGCCTCGACGACCCGCACATCAAGCGGGACAGGTACGCGGAGGTCGCGGGCGGCCCGGAGACGGGCGCCGACCTCTCGATCGGCGTGGTGCACGCCCCGTACCTGCGCTCCCTCGACGCCTTCACCGCCGACGGCTACCCCCTGATCCTGGCGGGCCACACGCACGGCGGCCAGCTCTGCATCCCCTTCTACGGGGCCCTGGTCACCAACTGCGACCTGGACACGGACCGGGTCAAGGGCCTCTCCGGCCACATGGTCGGCGACCGGCGCGCCTACCTCCACGTCTCGGCAGGCTGCGGCACCAACCGCTACACCCCGGTCCGCTTCGCCTGCCCGCCCGAGGCGACCCTGCTGACGCTGACACCCCGCGACTGA
- a CDS encoding GatB/YqeY domain-containing protein encodes MTTLKSKLKEDLTTAMKARDELTSSTLRLTLTAITKEEVSGKTARELSDDEVQKVIAKEAKKRREAAEAFAQGGRTEQAERERAEGELLDAYLPKQLSDDELGAIVAAAVDEAKAAGAEGPRAMGAVMKIVNPKVAGLADGGRVAATVKKLLAG; translated from the coding sequence ATGACCACGCTCAAGTCCAAGCTCAAGGAAGACCTCACGACGGCCATGAAGGCGCGTGACGAGCTGACCTCGTCGACGCTCCGGCTGACCCTCACCGCGATCACGAAGGAGGAGGTCAGCGGCAAGACGGCGCGCGAGCTCTCCGACGACGAGGTGCAGAAGGTGATCGCCAAGGAGGCGAAGAAGCGCCGCGAGGCGGCCGAGGCCTTCGCCCAGGGCGGCCGGACGGAGCAGGCCGAGCGCGAGCGGGCGGAGGGCGAGCTGCTCGATGCCTACCTGCCGAAGCAGCTGAGCGACGACGAGCTGGGTGCGATCGTGGCGGCGGCCGTCGACGAGGCGAAGGCCGCCGGCGCCGAGGGGCCGCGAGCCATGGGCGCCGTCATGAAGATTGTGAACCCGAAGGTCGCGGGGCTTGCCGACGGCGGCCGGGTGGCGGCCACGGTGAAGAAGCTCCTAGCGGGCTGA